Below is a genomic region from Vitis riparia cultivar Riparia Gloire de Montpellier isolate 1030 chromosome 16, EGFV_Vit.rip_1.0, whole genome shotgun sequence.
AAAAAAAGAACATAGTCGAGATCAAATTTCATGTCTTtccatttcctctattttttttctcgtCATCCAAATATAAGTggcttctcttctttttcttccaattttcaccattttctttTGGCTGGGATTAATTGGACGAAAAGTTTAAGAGAATAAAACAAACTTAAAgtgagaaaacaagaataaacaCAGGGCAAAGAGTttaggaaaataagagaaacgcAAACTGAGAAAGCAAGAGCCTAACAGAagttaaattcttttttctcctttttttccgCAACCAAACTTAAGTTAATGTacactatttttatttcttttatctgAGATTAATTGGAGGAAAAATTTAGGGAAATTTAAAAGTGAGAAAACAAGAACCAAAGAGAGCTCTATTTGCATCTGGATTTGTTTTTCCCTGTTCCTTTTTTCTCCCAACCAAACATAAGCAAGTCTACtctttttctcttccatttCCTAACACAATGTCTATTACCACTGGATATGTTGTGTCTTAGACTCTGACCCGGTATACTTCACAATCCTTTCATCTTCCTCTATCAGTCTTCCtgttataaaaaatgttgatttcATAGCAGTGTAtccatttttaattgtttgattaaTCTTTCTAGTAAGAAATGTCTATTTGACTAGTGTTTGGTTCACTTTTAAATGTTGTATGAGTTGGGATGTGTAGAACCTTCTATTCTTACACTCAATAGCTCTTGTGGGCTTACTTTTCAGTAATGCTGAGTTGGATGAAGTCTTCCTTAGATTCTTTTCATGCTTGTTAAATGTCAAGTAAATTGGAGAGTTTCCACTTCATCGTTACCTTCCTCTCACTGGTGGCTGTTTATCAATCAATATACTGTTTGTGCTTTCTACTAAACTAGTAAAGGGTGATGGGCAAGAGGTTCGAATACATGTCTGTGGGAGTTTTATCACTGTAAAGAAGCCTTCTTTGGGTTTGGGACAGCATGAAACTCAATCCACATTCATTGATATCCAGAGTTCAGTTTTGCTCCACCTTTTTGTCTAGGGACAATTGGATTGCATGGTCTGTAAAATTTCTTTAGCTACTTTGAATGGGATTTGGAATTGCTTTTGATGTCATATTTCTATATGAATGTTGTATACatcttgtgtactttggtgtactattttttttttggtcatatATATACATCTTTTATTGCCTATCAAATATACATGAATGTTGCTTTCTCATTATTGCACATCCTTCTTCAAAATTCATTCTATCACTAAATTTTGGCCTTTTGacattgttattttgaaaatgtataatcATGATGTATCCTTGATTTTGACAGTGTACGCTGAGATAATTAATGTTGTGCATGAATCAAATATTCGGAGGCATGGAAGGTCATATGCTGTCTCTGTTCCTTCCTACGTTGTAAAAGCCCAGAAAAGTCGCAAAAGGGTTCCAAAAGATGAACGGAAAGTTATGGTGGAATCTTTCGTAAACAAGTATATTATCCTCTTGCCTCATCATTTAAGTAGCTAGaaatcttcatatttttcatgtgaCTAGTGTTGTACAATTATTCTCCATAAAAATGAGTGCTTTTGAGcacctgattttgatcatctaTGAATCTTTAGCTCAGGTTGGATTTCTTCATTCACATTTCACATTTCACATTTCTTAGCATGTGAATAATTTTTGTGACTGATTATTGTTGCTgttatattattacttttattgacTGTGTTATTGTTTACAATAATGGTAATAAAGTGTTATGATATGGTAATGATGGTAATCATTACTATCATTGATTGAGGGTAGCAATGCATAGAAAAACTGAATTTTACATTGGATCTGAGAATAGATCTGGTAGAATTAGACGAGATGTTAAAGGTTTCGATGTTCTGTCTGGGCTTTTCATGATTGAACATTTACGCTGAATGAAGATAATTATCACTCTGTTTGCAGGTACAGAGGAATGAATGCAGGAAAATTCCCAACTGTTTCTGAAGCTCAAAAACATGTGGGTGGCTCTTACTATATTGTTAGGGAGTTGGTTCAGGAGCTAGAACACAAAGCTAAAACCTCTCCCTTAAGCAGGAGGAATGAaaatttaatggaaaatgaGCCAGCTAAAGAGAGAAAGTCTCTGGCTGAAGCTGAAAAGGTTTCAACAAGTCGAAGAACAGTGGATGCTGTAATAGAAGATTATCGTCAAACTGTACCAATCAGTCCTTTGGAGGTCTCTGATGCAAGTAGCAAGAATTTAGAAGCAAAGGGAGGGAAGTGGGTTGAGAAGATCTTGTCTGAAGAAGTTACAACATCAGTAAGTATTGGACATTTGTCTAATTTGAATCATATAGTTTAGGAGGAGGGAGAACATTTGAACTAGATTTAGAGCTGGATAGAGGAATTTGCCAACTTTGTGCAGAATGAGGGAGGTTGgaaatttgacatttggatTAGATTTGCAAGTGGATCTTCGGAGTTAGAAGCAGAAtgtttgattatcatacatctTTGGGATCTTGGTGCAACCTTTTTTTTCGATAAGTAAACACATATATTAGCAAAAGGCAAAACGCCGcatagcatacagggagtatacgaggcgacgAGGGCCTCTtaacaaaaagacaaaagaaacaaaaaacccacCGACCCTTAACtagaggctaaccactccaagaagcctataagggagcgAGGCTCCGCACCACTATACAATTTTGCCCACCCCCAcacattacaaacaaaagaattcttaatttTCTGAATAGCTAACTCCCCCCCTGAAAGCTAatttattcctctccttccaaaccgtccaaaaaataggTGCAACCTTTATCGAGGATATATTTAAAATGGCTCATTGAAATTCAGTTTGGGGTGCTTGTTAAATGTTTTAAATGGTTTTAGTAAGAAGGCTATTgggactctctctctctctcttaaagCTCATGCAAACACAACCTaagcataaaaattttaaaaaaataataataatcattggCTTCTTCCAGTGCTCCTGGAAGCCTCTTAATACTAGTTTCTAGTGCAATTTATGTATGTATTCTTTGAATATGCAAGAATATGCACTTGTGTAATTCTTACAGTTGTCCATTCAGTTCTTTCTGCCTGCAGGATGATCATTCTGATTTTGTTGCAATGCAGAGTGGTGTGGTAAAAGGAAAAACTAAGGACATTTCGCATGCACATCTTGAAAAGCTAGAAAATGGTAAAATACAGGAAGCACAGAAAGATCGTTCTGGTTTTGTTGAAACGCCAAGTGTTACGCTAAAAGGGGAAACTGAGGGGTCTTCTCAGCCATGTCTTGAAACAATAGTGGATGGTAAAAAAGAGGAAGTGGCTTCTGAAAGTTTGCTGAATTTTGATGGTACAAAGCATGAACCTGAGCAGAATCAAGGGTCCCCTGAATTAGATGACTTTTCAAGGTAAGATTTATCCTTTTCATTATAATCGTTGCTGTTGTTGATCTTGTTGTCCTATCTAttagtggtttttttttccctgttaCATGGAATTGaacatttttttgataggcaaatagcagtaatattaagagaaaaaacACCTGTAATAGGAGTTTTGTCGGTAGTCTGAGGTCAATTAGGAACAAGGAGTGGGTGACCCTTTCCTAATTGTGGAACTTTAGAAGGAGTATTGATAATATGGGACTCAGGCAAGTACAGGTGCTCATAGTTAGTGCTAGGCGCCTCAGTTACAGTCATTCTAGTTTCAAATGATGAAGGGGACCTATGGCTTGCCTCAATATATGTTCCAAATGACAACATTCTAAGGAAGGATTTTTGAGTGGGGCTAATGGATCTAGGGGATGAGGatttttaatgtcataaggagaatTCAGAACAGTTGGGGAGCTCTACTATAGCCTCTAGCATGAGAAACTTTGATGACTTTGAACTAGTGGGCACCCCTCCCAAGAATGCTTCGTTCACATggttaaatttgaaagaattccTTGTCTGTAAGGGGTTGGACAAGTTCTTAATCACAAACAAGTGGGAGTAAAGATTTCCTCATTGTTTCAAACAGGATCTTTGGTCATAGCCTTATCCAAAGTGACCTTTGGTCATAGCCTCATTGTTTCAGACACCAACCCGTTCAAACAGGATCTAGCCCCTTTCAGGTATGAAAACATGTGGTTACTTCATCCAAAACtcaaagaaaaaggggaaaagggtGGAAAGGTCATAGGTTCATGAAACAATTGCAATATgtgaaatcaaaattgaaagaatGGAACAAAGCATCCTTTAGAGAtctaaaggagagaaaaaagaaattcgTGGAAGATACAGTCATTATTGAAGGTTGTGAATAGAAGGAATTTTGTCTCTTGAGCTGTCAACTCTTAGGACCATCGGAAAAAGGAACTAGATAATCTGTTGTTAAAGGAAGAGTTTCATTGGAGGCAAAAAGCAAGGGTCATATGGGTAAAAGAAAGGGATTGTAATTCTAAGTACTTTCGTAGGTTGGTAAATGGAAGGAGAAATAGAAAGTTGATCAAATCCTTTGTAAAGGAGGAAGGGCTCTAGACAACATGTAAAGCATATTGGAGGAAATAGTACGATTCTTTGGAAATTTGTACTCTAAGCCTCCTGAAGACTCTTGGAGGATAGAAGGGTTAGAGTGGTCtcccattttgaaaaaaatagttgttttgttgaaacactccaaaggagagaaaaaagaaatttgtgGAAGATATGGTCAATATTGAAGGTTGTCACTAGAAGGAATTTTGTCTCCTGAGCTGTCAACTCTTAGGACCATCGGAAAAAGGAACTAGACAATCTGTTGTTAAAGGAAGAGTTTCATTGGAGGCAAAAAGCAAGGGTCATATGGGTAAAAGAAAGGGATTGTAATTCTAAGTACTTTCGTAGGTTGGTAAATGGAAGGAGAAATAGAAAGTTGATCAAATCCTTTGTAAATG
It encodes:
- the LOC117932967 gene encoding uncharacterized protein LOC117932967 produces the protein MRLKALTSLSKLSAPSHPLQASDVYAEIINVVHESNIRRHGRSYAVSVPSYVVKAQKSRKRVPKDERKVMVESFVNKYRGMNAGKFPTVSEAQKHVGGSYYIVRELVQELEHKAKTSPLSRRNENLMENEPAKERKSLAEAEKVSTSRRTVDAVIEDYRQTVPISPLEVSDASSKNLEAKGGKWVEKILSEEVTTSSGVVKGKTKDISHAHLEKLENGKIQEAQKDRSGFVETPSVTLKGETEGSSQPCLETIVDGKKEEVASESLLNFDGTKHEPEQNQGSPELDDFSRDISRKQNEEELPKGSTVWANLKSFAGGIINMWRKL